The proteins below are encoded in one region of Ricinus communis isolate WT05 ecotype wild-type chromosome 6, ASM1957865v1, whole genome shotgun sequence:
- the LOC8285404 gene encoding ubiquitin C-terminal hydrolase 12 isoform X10, which produces MTLMTPPPLDQEDDEMLVPHTEFTEGPQPMEAPAETASAVDAQSADDPPSARFTWTIDNFSRLNTKKLYSDVFIVGGYKWRILIFPKGNNVDHLSMYLDVADSATLPYGWSRYAQFSLCVVNQIHQKYSIRKDTQHQFNARESDWGFTSFMPLGELYDPGRGYLVNDTCVVEADVAVRRVIDYWSHDSKKETGYVGLKNQGATCYMNSLLQTLYHIPYFRKAVYHMPTTENDMPSGSIPLALQSLFYKLQYSDTSVATKELTKSFGWDTYDSFMQHDVQELNRVLCEKLEDKMKGTVVEGTIQQLFEGHHMNYIECINVDYKSTRKESFYDLQLDVKGCRDVYASFDKYVEVERLEGDNKYHAEQHGLQDARKGVLFIDFPPVLQLQLKRFEYDFMRDTMVKINDRYEFPLQLDLDREDGKYLSPEADRSVRNLYTLHSVLVHSGGVHGGHYYAYIRPTLSDQWFKFDDERVTKEDIKRALEEQYGGEEELPQANPGFNNSPFKFTKYSNAYMLVYIRESDKEKIICNVDEKDIAEHLRIRLKKEQEEKEQKRKEKAEAHLYTIIKVARSEDLLEQIGKDIYFDLVDHDKVRSFRIQKQMPFNLFKEEVVKEFGIPVQFQRFWLWAKRQNHTYRPNRPLTPQEEAQSVGQLREVSNKANNAELKLFLEVEFGQDLRPIPPPEKTKEDILLFFKLYDPSKEELRYVGRLFVKGAGKPLEILTKLNEMAGFASDQEIELYEEIKFEPNVMCEHIDKKLTFRASQLEDGDIVCFQKSAQDGGGEQCRYPDVPSFLEYVHNRQVVRFRSLEKPKEDEFCLELSKLHNYDDVVERVATHLGLDDPSKIRLTSHNCYSQQPKPQPIKYRGVDHLSDMLAHYNQTSDILYYEVLDIPLPELQGLKTLKVAFHHATKDEVVIHTIRLPKQSTVGDVINDLKIKVELSHLSAELRLLEVFYHKIYKIFPHNEKIENINDQYWTLRAEEIPEEEKNLGPNDRLIHVYHFMKDPTQNQQVQNFGEPFFLVIHEGETLSEVKVRVQKKLQVPDEEFAKWKFAFLSLGRPEYLQDSDIVSSRFQRRDVYGAWEQYLGLEHSDNAPKRSYSANQNRHTFEKPVKIYN; this is translated from the exons ATGACTCTGATGACTCCTCCACCATTAGAT CAAGAGGACGATGAAATGTTAGTCCCTCACACTGAGTTCACTGAAGGTCCTCAGCCTATGGAAG cACCTGCAGAAACAGCAAGTGCAGTTGATGCGCAGTCAGCTGATGATCCACCATCAGCAAGGTTCACATGGACAATTGATAATTTCTCGAGGCTCAATACCAAGAAGCTCTACTCTGATGTTTTCATTGTTGGAGGCTATAAATG GCGGATTCTAATTTTTCCAAAGGGGAACAACGTGGATCATTTGTCAATGTATTTAGATGTCGCAGACTCTGCAACTTTGCCATATGGGTGGAGCAGATATGCTCAATTTAGTTTATGCGTTGTCaatcaaattcatcaaaaaTACTCTATTCGGAAAG ACACACAGCACCAATTCAATGCACGTGAGAGTGATTGGGGCTTCACTTCATTCATGCCCCTTGGAGAATTGTATGACCCTGGTAGAGGTTATCTTGTCAATGATACATGTGTAGTTGAAGCTGATGTTGCTGTCCGTAGGGTCATTGATTACTGGTCTCATGATTCCAAAAAGGAGACTGGTTATGTTGGACTTAAGAACCAAGGAGCTACCTGCTATATGAACTCTCTCCTTCAAACACTGTATCATATTCCTTATTTCAGAAAG GCTGTGTATCATATGCCAACAACCGAGAATGATATGCCATCGGGGAGCATTCCTCTGGCTTTGCAGAGTTTATTCTATAAGCTTCAATATAGTGACACCAGTGTAGCAACAAAAGAGTTAACAAAATCTTTTGGCTGGGACACATATGATTCTTTCATGCAGCATGATGTGCAAGAACTTAATAGGGTTCTTTGTGAAAAGCTTGAAGATAAAATGAAG GGAACAGTTGTGGAGGGCACAATACAACAGTTATTTGAAGGGCACCATATGAATTATATTGAGTGCATCAATGTAGACTATAAGTCAACGAGAAAGGAATCTTTTTATG ATCTTCAGCTTGATGTCAAAGGCTGTCGGGATGTTTATGCTTCTTTTGACAAATATGTGGAGGTGGAGCGTCTTGAGGGTGATAATAAATATCACGCTGAGCAACATGGCTTGCAG GATGCTAGGAAGGGTGTCCTATTTATTGACTTTCCCCCTGTTCTTCAACTTCAATTGAAACGGTTCGAATATGATTTCATGCGGGATACTATGGTAAAG ATAAATGATCGCTATGAGTTCCCTTTGCAACTTGATCTTGATAGAGAAGATGGTAAATATTTGTCTCCTGAGGCAGACAGAAGTGTCCGAAACCTGTATACTCTTCACAG TGTTTTAGTTCATAGTGGTGGTGTGCATGGTGGGCACTACTATGCTTACATCCGGCCAACCCTCTCAGATCAATG GTTTAAATTCGATGATGAGCGGGTAACTAAAGAGGATATAAAAAGGGCGCTAGAGGAGCAGTATGGTGGGGAAGAAGAG TTACCACAGGCAAATCCTGGCTTCAACAACTCTCCCTTCAAGTTTACAAAATATTCAAATGCTTATATGCTTGTGTATATACGCGAAAGTgacaaagaaaagataatttgTAATGTGGATGAGAAGGACATTGCCGAACACCTGAGG ATAAGGTTGAAGAAAGAACAGGAAGAAAAGgaacaaaagagaaaggaaaaagctGAGGCCCACTTGTATACTATCATAAAG GTTGCTCGTAGTGAGGATCTGCTTGAACAGATTGGGAaggatatatattttgatCTTGTAGATCATGACAAAGTTCGTAGTTTCCGCATTCAGAAACAAATGCCCTTTAATCTTTTCAAG GAAGAAGTTGTCAAAGAGTTTGGTATACCAGTTCAATTTCAACGTTTTTGGTTATGGGCGAAGCGGCAAAACCATACATATCGTCCAAATCGACCATTGACTCCTCAGGAAGAAGCACAATCT GTTGGACAATTAAGAGAGGTTTCCAATAAAGCAAATAATGCCGAGCTGAAGTTGTTTCTGGAAGTAGAATTTGGACAA GATTTGCGGCCTATTCCTCCTCCTGAGAAGACTAAAGAGGATATTCTCCtcttttttaaactttatgATCCGTCGAAAGAGGAGCTCCG ATATGTCGGGAGGCTATTTGTAAAGGGGGCTGGAAAGCCATTAGAGATATTGACAAAGCTAAATGAAATGGCTGGCTTTGCTTCTGATCAAGAGATTGAACTATATGAG GAAATAAAATTCGAACCTAATGTCATGTGTGAACACATTGACAAGAAGCTCACGTTTCGTGCTAGTCAG CTTGAAGATGGGGATATTGTTTGCTTTCAAAAGTCCGCTCAAGATGGAGGTGGTGAACAATGCCGTTACCCAGATGTACCTTCATTTCTTGAATATGTACATAACCGTCAG GTTGTTCGCTTTCGATCTTTGGAGAAACCAAAGGAGGATGAATTTTGTCTTGAGCT ATCAAAGCTTCACAAttatgatgatgttgttgaaagAGTAGCTACGCATCTTGGCTTGGATGACCCTTCCAAAATTAGGCTTACATCTCATAACTGTTATTCTCAACAACCTAAGCCACAACCTATCAAGTACCGAGGGGTGGATCATTTGTCTGACATGCTGGCTCACTACAACCAG ACATCTGACATCCTTTACTATGAAGTGCTGGATATCCCTCTGCCAGAACTGCAAGGCTTGAAAACCTTGAAAGTTGCTTTTCATCATGCCACAAAGGATGAG GTGGTGATTCATACAATTAGATTGCCTAAACAGAGCACTGTAGGTGATGTTATTAATGACCTTAAGATAAAG GTTGAGTTGTCCCATCTCAGTGCAGAACTTAGATTGCTTGAGGTTTTCTACCACAAGATTTACAAG ATCTTTCCCCACAATGAAAAGATTGAGAATATTAATGATCAGTACTGGACGTTACGTGCTGAGGAG ATTCCAGAAGAGGAGAAAAACCTTGGTCCTAATGATCGCTTGATTcatgtttatcattttatgaaGGACCCAACTCAAAATCAG CAGGTTCAGAATTTTGGCGAACCATTTTTCCTGGTCATTCATGAGGGTGAGACATTGTCGGAAGTAAAAGTGCGAgtacaaaaaaaattgcagGTTCCTGATGAGGAGTTTGCTAAG TGGAAGTTTGCTTTTCTGTCACTTGGTCGACCTGAATATCTCCAAGACTCGGACATTGTATCGAGTAGGTTTCAG AGAAGGGATGTCTATGGTGCTTGGGAGCAGTATCTCGGACTGGAGCACTCTGACAATGCTCCTAAAAGGTCATATTCAGCTAATCAG AATCGGCACACGTTTGAGAAGCCAGTAAAAATCTACAATTAG
- the LOC8285404 gene encoding ubiquitin C-terminal hydrolase 12 isoform X5 has translation MTLMTPPPLDQQEDDEMLVPHTEFTEGPQPMEAPAETASAVDAQSADDPPSARFTWTIDNFSRLNTKKLYSDVFIVGGYKWRILIFPKGNNVDHLSMYLDVADSATLPYGWSRYAQFSLCVVNQIHQKYSIRKDTQHQFNARESDWGFTSFMPLGELYDPGRGYLVNDTCVVEADVAVRRVIDYWSHDSKKETGYVGLKNQGATCYMNSLLQTLYHIPYFRKAVYHMPTTENDMPSGSIPLALQSLFYKLQYSDTSVATKELTKSFGWDTYDSFMQHDVQELNRVLCEKLEDKMKGTVVEGTIQQLFEGHHMNYIECINVDYKSTRKESFYDLQLDVKGCRDVYASFDKYVEVERLEGDNKYHAEQHGLQDARKGVLFIDFPPVLQLQLKRFEYDFMRDTMVKINDRYEFPLQLDLDREDGKYLSPEADRSVRNLYTLHSVLVHSGGVHGGHYYAYIRPTLSDQWFKFDDERVTKEDIKRALEEQYGGEEEQLPQANPGFNNSPFKFTKYSNAYMLVYIRESDKEKIICNVDEKDIAEHLRIRLKKEQEEKEQKRKEKAEAHLYTIIKVARSEDLLEQIGKDIYFDLVDHDKVRSFRIQKQMPFNLFKEEVVKEFGIPVQFQRFWLWAKRQNHTYRPNRPLTPQEEAQSVGQLREVSNKANNAELKLFLEVEFGQDLRPIPPPEKTKEDILLFFKLYDPSKEELRYVGRLFVKGAGKPLEILTKLNEMAGFASDQEIELYEEIKFEPNVMCEHIDKKLTFRASQLEDGDIVCFQKSAQDGGGEQCRYPDVPSFLEYVHNRQVVRFRSLEKPKEDEFCLELSKLHNYDDVVERVATHLGLDDPSKIRLTSHNCYSQQPKPQPIKYRGVDHLSDMLAHYNQTSDILYYEVLDIPLPELQGLKTLKVAFHHATKDEVVIHTIRLPKQSTVGDVINDLKIKVELSHLSAELRLLEVFYHKIYKIFPHNEKIENINDQYWTLRAEEIPEEEKNLGPNDRLIHVYHFMKDPTQNQQVQNFGEPFFLVIHEGETLSEVKVRVQKKLQVPDEEFAKWKFAFLSLGRPEYLQDSDIVSSRFQRRDVYGAWEQYLGLEHSDNAPKRSYSANQNRHTFEKPVKIYN, from the exons ATGACTCTGATGACTCCTCCACCATTAGAT cAGCAAGAGGACGATGAAATGTTAGTCCCTCACACTGAGTTCACTGAAGGTCCTCAGCCTATGGAAG cACCTGCAGAAACAGCAAGTGCAGTTGATGCGCAGTCAGCTGATGATCCACCATCAGCAAGGTTCACATGGACAATTGATAATTTCTCGAGGCTCAATACCAAGAAGCTCTACTCTGATGTTTTCATTGTTGGAGGCTATAAATG GCGGATTCTAATTTTTCCAAAGGGGAACAACGTGGATCATTTGTCAATGTATTTAGATGTCGCAGACTCTGCAACTTTGCCATATGGGTGGAGCAGATATGCTCAATTTAGTTTATGCGTTGTCaatcaaattcatcaaaaaTACTCTATTCGGAAAG ACACACAGCACCAATTCAATGCACGTGAGAGTGATTGGGGCTTCACTTCATTCATGCCCCTTGGAGAATTGTATGACCCTGGTAGAGGTTATCTTGTCAATGATACATGTGTAGTTGAAGCTGATGTTGCTGTCCGTAGGGTCATTGATTACTGGTCTCATGATTCCAAAAAGGAGACTGGTTATGTTGGACTTAAGAACCAAGGAGCTACCTGCTATATGAACTCTCTCCTTCAAACACTGTATCATATTCCTTATTTCAGAAAG GCTGTGTATCATATGCCAACAACCGAGAATGATATGCCATCGGGGAGCATTCCTCTGGCTTTGCAGAGTTTATTCTATAAGCTTCAATATAGTGACACCAGTGTAGCAACAAAAGAGTTAACAAAATCTTTTGGCTGGGACACATATGATTCTTTCATGCAGCATGATGTGCAAGAACTTAATAGGGTTCTTTGTGAAAAGCTTGAAGATAAAATGAAG GGAACAGTTGTGGAGGGCACAATACAACAGTTATTTGAAGGGCACCATATGAATTATATTGAGTGCATCAATGTAGACTATAAGTCAACGAGAAAGGAATCTTTTTATG ATCTTCAGCTTGATGTCAAAGGCTGTCGGGATGTTTATGCTTCTTTTGACAAATATGTGGAGGTGGAGCGTCTTGAGGGTGATAATAAATATCACGCTGAGCAACATGGCTTGCAG GATGCTAGGAAGGGTGTCCTATTTATTGACTTTCCCCCTGTTCTTCAACTTCAATTGAAACGGTTCGAATATGATTTCATGCGGGATACTATGGTAAAG ATAAATGATCGCTATGAGTTCCCTTTGCAACTTGATCTTGATAGAGAAGATGGTAAATATTTGTCTCCTGAGGCAGACAGAAGTGTCCGAAACCTGTATACTCTTCACAG TGTTTTAGTTCATAGTGGTGGTGTGCATGGTGGGCACTACTATGCTTACATCCGGCCAACCCTCTCAGATCAATG GTTTAAATTCGATGATGAGCGGGTAACTAAAGAGGATATAAAAAGGGCGCTAGAGGAGCAGTATGGTGGGGAAGAAGAG CAGTTACCACAGGCAAATCCTGGCTTCAACAACTCTCCCTTCAAGTTTACAAAATATTCAAATGCTTATATGCTTGTGTATATACGCGAAAGTgacaaagaaaagataatttgTAATGTGGATGAGAAGGACATTGCCGAACACCTGAGG ATAAGGTTGAAGAAAGAACAGGAAGAAAAGgaacaaaagagaaaggaaaaagctGAGGCCCACTTGTATACTATCATAAAG GTTGCTCGTAGTGAGGATCTGCTTGAACAGATTGGGAaggatatatattttgatCTTGTAGATCATGACAAAGTTCGTAGTTTCCGCATTCAGAAACAAATGCCCTTTAATCTTTTCAAG GAAGAAGTTGTCAAAGAGTTTGGTATACCAGTTCAATTTCAACGTTTTTGGTTATGGGCGAAGCGGCAAAACCATACATATCGTCCAAATCGACCATTGACTCCTCAGGAAGAAGCACAATCT GTTGGACAATTAAGAGAGGTTTCCAATAAAGCAAATAATGCCGAGCTGAAGTTGTTTCTGGAAGTAGAATTTGGACAA GATTTGCGGCCTATTCCTCCTCCTGAGAAGACTAAAGAGGATATTCTCCtcttttttaaactttatgATCCGTCGAAAGAGGAGCTCCG ATATGTCGGGAGGCTATTTGTAAAGGGGGCTGGAAAGCCATTAGAGATATTGACAAAGCTAAATGAAATGGCTGGCTTTGCTTCTGATCAAGAGATTGAACTATATGAG GAAATAAAATTCGAACCTAATGTCATGTGTGAACACATTGACAAGAAGCTCACGTTTCGTGCTAGTCAG CTTGAAGATGGGGATATTGTTTGCTTTCAAAAGTCCGCTCAAGATGGAGGTGGTGAACAATGCCGTTACCCAGATGTACCTTCATTTCTTGAATATGTACATAACCGTCAG GTTGTTCGCTTTCGATCTTTGGAGAAACCAAAGGAGGATGAATTTTGTCTTGAGCT ATCAAAGCTTCACAAttatgatgatgttgttgaaagAGTAGCTACGCATCTTGGCTTGGATGACCCTTCCAAAATTAGGCTTACATCTCATAACTGTTATTCTCAACAACCTAAGCCACAACCTATCAAGTACCGAGGGGTGGATCATTTGTCTGACATGCTGGCTCACTACAACCAG ACATCTGACATCCTTTACTATGAAGTGCTGGATATCCCTCTGCCAGAACTGCAAGGCTTGAAAACCTTGAAAGTTGCTTTTCATCATGCCACAAAGGATGAG GTGGTGATTCATACAATTAGATTGCCTAAACAGAGCACTGTAGGTGATGTTATTAATGACCTTAAGATAAAG GTTGAGTTGTCCCATCTCAGTGCAGAACTTAGATTGCTTGAGGTTTTCTACCACAAGATTTACAAG ATCTTTCCCCACAATGAAAAGATTGAGAATATTAATGATCAGTACTGGACGTTACGTGCTGAGGAG ATTCCAGAAGAGGAGAAAAACCTTGGTCCTAATGATCGCTTGATTcatgtttatcattttatgaaGGACCCAACTCAAAATCAG CAGGTTCAGAATTTTGGCGAACCATTTTTCCTGGTCATTCATGAGGGTGAGACATTGTCGGAAGTAAAAGTGCGAgtacaaaaaaaattgcagGTTCCTGATGAGGAGTTTGCTAAG TGGAAGTTTGCTTTTCTGTCACTTGGTCGACCTGAATATCTCCAAGACTCGGACATTGTATCGAGTAGGTTTCAG AGAAGGGATGTCTATGGTGCTTGGGAGCAGTATCTCGGACTGGAGCACTCTGACAATGCTCCTAAAAGGTCATATTCAGCTAATCAG AATCGGCACACGTTTGAGAAGCCAGTAAAAATCTACAATTAG
- the LOC8285404 gene encoding ubiquitin C-terminal hydrolase 12 isoform X12 — MTLMTPPPLDQEDDEMLVPHTEFTEGPQPMEVAPAETASAVDAQSADDPPSARFTWTIDNFSRLNTKKLYSDVFIVGGYKWRILIFPKGNNVDHLSMYLDVADSATLPYGWSRYAQFSLCVVNQIHQKYSIRKDTQHQFNARESDWGFTSFMPLGELYDPGRGYLVNDTCVVEADVAVRRVIDYWSHDSKKETGYVGLKNQGATCYMNSLLQTLYHIPYFRKAVYHMPTTENDMPSGSIPLALQSLFYKLQYSDTSVATKELTKSFGWDTYDSFMQHDVQELNRVLCEKLEDKMKGTVVEGTIQQLFEGHHMNYIECINVDYKSTRKESFYDLQLDVKGCRDVYASFDKYVEVERLEGDNKYHAEQHGLQDARKGVLFIDFPPVLQLQLKRFEYDFMRDTMVKINDRYEFPLQLDLDREDGKYLSPEADRSVRNLYTLHSVLVHSGGVHGGHYYAYIRPTLSDQWFKFDDERVTKEDIKRALEEQYGGEEELPQANPGFNNSPFKFTKYSNAYMLVYIRESDKEKIICNVDEKDIAEHLRIRLKKEQEEKEQKRKEKAEAHLYTIIKVARSEDLLEQIGKDIYFDLVDHDKVRSFRIQKQMPFNLFKEEVVKEFGIPVQFQRFWLWAKRQNHTYRPNRPLTPQEEAQSVGQLREVSNKANNAELKLFLEVEFGQDLRPIPPPEKTKEDILLFFKLYDPSKEELRYVGRLFVKGAGKPLEILTKLNEMAGFASDQEIELYEEIKFEPNVMCEHIDKKLTFRASQLEDGDIVCFQKSAQDGGGEQCRYPDVPSFLEYVHNRQVVRFRSLEKPKEDEFCLELSKLHNYDDVVERVATHLGLDDPSKIRLTSHNCYSQQPKPQPIKYRGVDHLSDMLAHYNQTSDILYYEVLDIPLPELQGLKTLKVAFHHATKDEVVIHTIRLPKQSTVGDVINDLKIKVELSHLSAELRLLEVFYHKIYKIFPHNEKIENINDQYWTLRAEEIPEEEKNLGPNDRLIHVYHFMKDPTQNQVQNFGEPFFLVIHEGETLSEVKVRVQKKLQVPDEEFAKWKFAFLSLGRPEYLQDSDIVSSRFQRRDVYGAWEQYLGLEHSDNAPKRSYSANQNRHTFEKPVKIYN; from the exons ATGACTCTGATGACTCCTCCACCATTAGAT CAAGAGGACGATGAAATGTTAGTCCCTCACACTGAGTTCACTGAAGGTCCTCAGCCTATGGAAG tagcACCTGCAGAAACAGCAAGTGCAGTTGATGCGCAGTCAGCTGATGATCCACCATCAGCAAGGTTCACATGGACAATTGATAATTTCTCGAGGCTCAATACCAAGAAGCTCTACTCTGATGTTTTCATTGTTGGAGGCTATAAATG GCGGATTCTAATTTTTCCAAAGGGGAACAACGTGGATCATTTGTCAATGTATTTAGATGTCGCAGACTCTGCAACTTTGCCATATGGGTGGAGCAGATATGCTCAATTTAGTTTATGCGTTGTCaatcaaattcatcaaaaaTACTCTATTCGGAAAG ACACACAGCACCAATTCAATGCACGTGAGAGTGATTGGGGCTTCACTTCATTCATGCCCCTTGGAGAATTGTATGACCCTGGTAGAGGTTATCTTGTCAATGATACATGTGTAGTTGAAGCTGATGTTGCTGTCCGTAGGGTCATTGATTACTGGTCTCATGATTCCAAAAAGGAGACTGGTTATGTTGGACTTAAGAACCAAGGAGCTACCTGCTATATGAACTCTCTCCTTCAAACACTGTATCATATTCCTTATTTCAGAAAG GCTGTGTATCATATGCCAACAACCGAGAATGATATGCCATCGGGGAGCATTCCTCTGGCTTTGCAGAGTTTATTCTATAAGCTTCAATATAGTGACACCAGTGTAGCAACAAAAGAGTTAACAAAATCTTTTGGCTGGGACACATATGATTCTTTCATGCAGCATGATGTGCAAGAACTTAATAGGGTTCTTTGTGAAAAGCTTGAAGATAAAATGAAG GGAACAGTTGTGGAGGGCACAATACAACAGTTATTTGAAGGGCACCATATGAATTATATTGAGTGCATCAATGTAGACTATAAGTCAACGAGAAAGGAATCTTTTTATG ATCTTCAGCTTGATGTCAAAGGCTGTCGGGATGTTTATGCTTCTTTTGACAAATATGTGGAGGTGGAGCGTCTTGAGGGTGATAATAAATATCACGCTGAGCAACATGGCTTGCAG GATGCTAGGAAGGGTGTCCTATTTATTGACTTTCCCCCTGTTCTTCAACTTCAATTGAAACGGTTCGAATATGATTTCATGCGGGATACTATGGTAAAG ATAAATGATCGCTATGAGTTCCCTTTGCAACTTGATCTTGATAGAGAAGATGGTAAATATTTGTCTCCTGAGGCAGACAGAAGTGTCCGAAACCTGTATACTCTTCACAG TGTTTTAGTTCATAGTGGTGGTGTGCATGGTGGGCACTACTATGCTTACATCCGGCCAACCCTCTCAGATCAATG GTTTAAATTCGATGATGAGCGGGTAACTAAAGAGGATATAAAAAGGGCGCTAGAGGAGCAGTATGGTGGGGAAGAAGAG TTACCACAGGCAAATCCTGGCTTCAACAACTCTCCCTTCAAGTTTACAAAATATTCAAATGCTTATATGCTTGTGTATATACGCGAAAGTgacaaagaaaagataatttgTAATGTGGATGAGAAGGACATTGCCGAACACCTGAGG ATAAGGTTGAAGAAAGAACAGGAAGAAAAGgaacaaaagagaaaggaaaaagctGAGGCCCACTTGTATACTATCATAAAG GTTGCTCGTAGTGAGGATCTGCTTGAACAGATTGGGAaggatatatattttgatCTTGTAGATCATGACAAAGTTCGTAGTTTCCGCATTCAGAAACAAATGCCCTTTAATCTTTTCAAG GAAGAAGTTGTCAAAGAGTTTGGTATACCAGTTCAATTTCAACGTTTTTGGTTATGGGCGAAGCGGCAAAACCATACATATCGTCCAAATCGACCATTGACTCCTCAGGAAGAAGCACAATCT GTTGGACAATTAAGAGAGGTTTCCAATAAAGCAAATAATGCCGAGCTGAAGTTGTTTCTGGAAGTAGAATTTGGACAA GATTTGCGGCCTATTCCTCCTCCTGAGAAGACTAAAGAGGATATTCTCCtcttttttaaactttatgATCCGTCGAAAGAGGAGCTCCG ATATGTCGGGAGGCTATTTGTAAAGGGGGCTGGAAAGCCATTAGAGATATTGACAAAGCTAAATGAAATGGCTGGCTTTGCTTCTGATCAAGAGATTGAACTATATGAG GAAATAAAATTCGAACCTAATGTCATGTGTGAACACATTGACAAGAAGCTCACGTTTCGTGCTAGTCAG CTTGAAGATGGGGATATTGTTTGCTTTCAAAAGTCCGCTCAAGATGGAGGTGGTGAACAATGCCGTTACCCAGATGTACCTTCATTTCTTGAATATGTACATAACCGTCAG GTTGTTCGCTTTCGATCTTTGGAGAAACCAAAGGAGGATGAATTTTGTCTTGAGCT ATCAAAGCTTCACAAttatgatgatgttgttgaaagAGTAGCTACGCATCTTGGCTTGGATGACCCTTCCAAAATTAGGCTTACATCTCATAACTGTTATTCTCAACAACCTAAGCCACAACCTATCAAGTACCGAGGGGTGGATCATTTGTCTGACATGCTGGCTCACTACAACCAG ACATCTGACATCCTTTACTATGAAGTGCTGGATATCCCTCTGCCAGAACTGCAAGGCTTGAAAACCTTGAAAGTTGCTTTTCATCATGCCACAAAGGATGAG GTGGTGATTCATACAATTAGATTGCCTAAACAGAGCACTGTAGGTGATGTTATTAATGACCTTAAGATAAAG GTTGAGTTGTCCCATCTCAGTGCAGAACTTAGATTGCTTGAGGTTTTCTACCACAAGATTTACAAG ATCTTTCCCCACAATGAAAAGATTGAGAATATTAATGATCAGTACTGGACGTTACGTGCTGAGGAG ATTCCAGAAGAGGAGAAAAACCTTGGTCCTAATGATCGCTTGATTcatgtttatcattttatgaaGGACCCAACTCAAAATCAG GTTCAGAATTTTGGCGAACCATTTTTCCTGGTCATTCATGAGGGTGAGACATTGTCGGAAGTAAAAGTGCGAgtacaaaaaaaattgcagGTTCCTGATGAGGAGTTTGCTAAG TGGAAGTTTGCTTTTCTGTCACTTGGTCGACCTGAATATCTCCAAGACTCGGACATTGTATCGAGTAGGTTTCAG AGAAGGGATGTCTATGGTGCTTGGGAGCAGTATCTCGGACTGGAGCACTCTGACAATGCTCCTAAAAGGTCATATTCAGCTAATCAG AATCGGCACACGTTTGAGAAGCCAGTAAAAATCTACAATTAG